The Thermosipho melanesiensis BI429 sequence ATAGAGAAAAAGCCGAGAATGACGAAACAACCAGACAAGTTATACCTTATATAATTTTACGTGAAAACAACAAATATCTATTATTTAAAAGAACTACTGCACAAGGCGAGAAAAGACTTCACAATAAAATCACGATAGGAGTAGGAGGGCATATAAACAGTACAGACTCAATAGATCCTGTAAAAGCTTTTAAAAAAGGGATGATACGTGAAATAAATGAAGAGGTGAATGTTGAAATTTTAAACCTAAACTACATTGGAGTTATAAACGTAACTGATAATCCTGTTAGTAGGGTACATGTTGGATTATGTTACATAGCAGATGTAAAATATTTTGGGTTAATGGAAAAAGAAAAATTTATAGAACTTTTTACAGAAAATCCAAGTAAATACTTTGAGGAGATGGAAGGATGGAGCAAAGTAGTGGTGCAGTCATTAGATCATATGCAAAAATAAACCTTTTTCTTGATGTTACAAAAAAAAGGGATGATGGGTACCACGAAATCTTATCGTTATTTCAAAATATCTCTTTGTACGACCGCCTTATAATTACAAAAATAGATAGAGGACTTGAAATAAAGACTAATGTTGATATTGAAAACAACATTCTGTATAAAACTTGGGATGTATTTTCTTCTAATTTTAAGGAACCTGAGTTTGGACTTAGAATAGTACTGGAAAAAAACATTCCCATGCAGGCAGGGTTAGGTGGAGGAAGTTCTAATGCTGCAGCTCTGTTATTCTATCTATCAGACCAACTAAAAATACCAAAAAACAAAATAATAAAAATAGCTGCAAAAATAGGAAGTGATGTACCGTTTTTCCTAATTGGGGGAACAGCGGTAGTTAAAGGTAAGGGAGAAATTATAGAACCATTGCCCCCGTTGTTGGGATATTACGTTAAATTAATAACGGCAAATGGGATCTCAACAAAAGAGGCATATAACCTTTTAAACTCCACATTATTCAACAAAGCACCGTGTTCTCCATATGCTCTTTATGAAGCATATTACCATAGAAATATCGACGAAATAAAAAGATGTACATACAATATATTTGAAAAGGTTATAGCAAAACAAAACAGAGAAATTGCACAAAATATTAAAAAATTAAAGAAAAATTCCATTGTTTCAACGTTAACAGGAAGCGGTAGTGCAGTATATGGCATTTCCTTTAGAGAAGGAGATTTCAACTTTGTACCAAGGGGGGTAGAATATGAAGAAATTAACATTTAGAGAAT is a genomic window containing:
- a CDS encoding DNA mismatch repair protein MutT, with product MYEKEKVLVVPTNKIQNICNNKTGLISVPEYDIISIIEKYGYFVDREKAENDETTRQVIPYIILRENNKYLLFKRTTAQGEKRLHNKITIGVGGHINSTDSIDPVKAFKKGMIREINEEVNVEILNLNYIGVINVTDNPVSRVHVGLCYIADVKYFGLMEKEKFIELFTENPSKYFEEMEGWSKVVVQSLDHMQK
- the ispE gene encoding 4-(cytidine 5'-diphospho)-2-C-methyl-D-erythritol kinase, which encodes MEQSSGAVIRSYAKINLFLDVTKKRDDGYHEILSLFQNISLYDRLIITKIDRGLEIKTNVDIENNILYKTWDVFSSNFKEPEFGLRIVLEKNIPMQAGLGGGSSNAAALLFYLSDQLKIPKNKIIKIAAKIGSDVPFFLIGGTAVVKGKGEIIEPLPPLLGYYVKLITANGISTKEAYNLLNSTLFNKAPCSPYALYEAYYHRNIDEIKRCTYNIFEKVIAKQNREIAQNIKKLKKNSIVSTLTGSGSAVYGISFREGDFNFVPRGVEYEEINI